Below is a window of Arthrobacter sp. SLBN-112 DNA.
TTAGTCTCGATTAACTGTGATGTCCAACACATGGCGGTCTTGGTAGAATCTGCGTCGGTCCGAGGAGGAAAAGTGCCCAGCACGGGAACACACCCCAACAATGCAACGCAGCCAGCCATGCCGCAGCCGGCTCCCACCACCCAGCGAGGCAAGGCCAAGGAGAACCGGCGGCAGGCACTGCTGACAGCGGCGGCGTCACTCTTCGCGCTTAACGGGTTCAACCGGGTATCGCTCGAAGACCTGGGCGCGGCTGCGGGTGTGAGCGGCCCCGCGGTTTACCGCCACTTCCCGGGCAAGCAGGCAGTCCTCGCCGACCTCCTGGTGACCGTGAGCCAGGAGCTGCTGGACGGTGGACGCCAGGTGGTGGAAAGCACCGCCGATCCGGCAGCCGCACTGCAGCAGTTGGTGGAATTCCAGGTGGACTTTGCGCTCGGCAAGCCCGACGTGATCCGCGTCCAGGACCGGGACCTCAGCAACCTCTCCGAACAGGACCAGTCCGCAGTACGCACCCTGC
It encodes the following:
- a CDS encoding TetR/AcrR family transcriptional regulator, translating into MPQPAPTTQRGKAKENRRQALLTAAASLFALNGFNRVSLEDLGAAAGVSGPAVYRHFPGKQAVLADLLVTVSQELLDGGRQVVESTADPAAALQQLVEFQVDFALGKPDVIRVQDRDLSNLSEQDQSAVRTLQRSYVELWVDVLAKVHPGTESAELRMRAHATFGLINSTPHSVRSHGRRIGAGVARPLLERMALAALLVDSTGGVQSPG